The region CATGTCGCGTGCTGCGACTCGTCTCCGAACCGCCATGCGACCGCGCATTTTCATGCGACGAAGCATCCGATTATGCGATCGGTCGAGCCTGGTGAAGATTGGGGCTGGTGCTATGTCGATGAGATTGAGGTCAATGTCGTTTGACGCAGATTTTCCAGACCATGTGCCGAGTTTGCTATGCTGGGCTCACCCTTTGAAAGAGAGTCGAGCCTTTAAGAGATGTCAGAAGAAGTAGTGAAGATTACAGTTCGTCCCAATGGCCCATTGCGTGTCGAAGGCCATATTGTGTTGACCGATGCCGATGGCAAGGAGTGGGACCTGACGGGCAAGCCGGCAGTTTCGCTTTGCCGCTGCGGGGCAAGTGAAAAGCGGCCATTCTGCGATGGATCGCATAACAAGGTGGGATTTCAATGCTCGGCCAGTCCGGCGCTGCTTACCTAGGCGCTGGAGCTTGGGAGTGGATCAAAGTACGAATCGACCGTGTGAACCGCGGTCGATTCGTGCTTTTAGATGATGATTTTATTTTGAGGTAAGGCTTTGATGCGCGTTCGCCGAGGGTTTGCCACGCTGCTTTGCGGGTTGGTGCTGGTATCGACATCTGCGGCATGGGCAGCGCAGAAGCCAGCCGATCCGGTTGCAGTGACGTTGCGTGCGGCTGCGCTCGATCAGTATGTGGGGCTTTATCACGGCTCGGAAGAGCCGGATGCGGTGGATTCGGTGTATCGCGAGGGCGACAAGTTATATATCGAGAATGAGCGGAAGCCGCGGGCAGAGCTGCGTGCCGAGGGGGTGGACCGCTTTTTTGCGGTGGGGACTTTGCTGCACATGCAGTTTGTGCGCGATGCCGGGGGAAAGGTCACTGGCGTAACGATGATGTATGGCGCGAACGCTTCGTGGAGCCTGCAGCGCTCGAGCGACGTTGGAGTTCGGCTGAATCATGCGCTGGCTTATTCGCGCACGGTGGTGATGATGCCGATGCGCGATGGGGTGAAGCTTCATGCGGTGATTCTGCGGCCGGTAGGGTCGGAGACGAGTGGGCCGCCGCTACCGTTTTTGATGGAGCGAACGCCTTACGGCACGGACGACAACAGTTCGGACACTGTAAACAGCAGCAAGCCGGAGCTGGCGGCGAGCGGATATATCTTCGTGTACTGCGATATTCGCGGACGGTATGAGTCGGAGGGGCAGTTTGTGATGAATCGGCCTATCGTTGCGCACGGGACAAAGAACGATGTGGACGAGACGACGGATACGCGGGACACGATTGACTGGCTGTTGAAGAATGTTCCGAACAATAATGGGCGCGTGGGTGTGATGGGCGTCTCGTATCCGGGGTTTCTGGCGATGATGGCGGGGATCGATGCGCATCCGGCGGTGAAGGCGATCTCGCCGCAGGCCCCGATGACGGACGTCTGGATGGGCGATGACTTCTTTCATAACGGAGCGTTTCGCGAGACCTATGGCTTCGACTATGTGCAGGAGTTGGAGAAGCAGAAGACAGCCAAGACGGTCGAGAGCAAAGAGGACACCTACGATTTCTTTTTGAAGCATGTGAACTTTGCCGGGGCGGCAAAGGAAGCGCACATGAGCAAGCTGCCTACGGCAAAGGCGTTTTTGACGCAGCCTGCGTACACGAAGTTCTGGCGGGACATGGCGGTGCAGACGCATCTGACGAAGGTTGAGGTGCCTGCGCTGGAGGTTGGCGGCTGGTGGGACCAGGAAGATATGTGGGGGACGCAGGCGGAGTATGCGGCGTTGGAGCGGCATGATACGAAGCATGAGGTGTTTCTGGTGCTGGGGCCGTGGAACCATGGCGGGTGGGAGTGGACGACACGGCACCTGGGGGCGTTGGACTTTGGCGCGTCTACGGGAGATCAGTATCGCAAGACGGTGGAGGCTCCTTTCTTCGAGAAGTATTTGAAGGACAGGGGTGGCTTTGATTTGAAGGATACTGATAGTTTTCGGACGGGCGTGAACAAGTGGGAGCGCTATGATGTGTGGCCGCCGAAGGTTGGGTTCACGGCAGAGAAGCTTTATCTGACTGAGGGCGGTGGGCTCAGCTTTAGTGCGCCGGTAGATGGCGGGGTGGCGGCGAGTTATGTGTCCGATCCGGCGAACCCGATTCCTTACCGGCATCGGCCTATTCAGGCGACGTATGGAAATGGGTCGAAGTGGCGGACGTGGCTGGTGGAAGATCAGCGTTTTGTGAGCGGAAGGAAGGACCTGGCGAATTTTTCTACGCCGGTGCTTGATCACGATGTGACAGTTACGGGAGATGTGGCTGCGGATTTGTTTGCGGCTACGACAGGGAGTGATGCGGACTGGGTGGTGAAGCTGATCGATGTCTATCCTGACGATGCTGCGGGCGAGATGGCGGGTTATCAGTTGATGATTGCAGACGAGATCTTTCGCGGAAGATATGTCTCAAGCTTTGAGAAACCGCAGGCCTTGGTTCCGGGAAAGGTGACGGAGTTTAAATGGAGTCTGCATGGAGTGGACCATACTTTTCTTAAGGGCCACAGGATCATGGTGGAGGTGCAGTCGAGCTGGTTTCCGCTATACGACCGCAATCCGCAGACATATGTGCCGAATATCATGACCGCACCGAAGAAAGCTTACAAGGCTGAAACAGAGACGATTTATGGTTCGGAGAAGTATCCGTCGCATCTGGAGATTTCGGTGGCGCAGTAAGGAGTTTTGGGGAGGGTGGCATGATTCGGACGATCAGCAGCCGGGAGGTCTATCGCAATCGCTGGACGCGGGTGCGTGAGGATGTGATCGAGCGGACGAATGGGCAGCGGGGTATCTACGGAGTGGTGGACAAAGATCCGGCTGCGATTATCATTCCGCTGGAGGTGACGGCGGAGGGAGAGTTTGTTTATCTAATCGAGCAGTTTCGTTATACGGTGGGTGCGCGGCATATCGAGTTTCCGCAGGGCGGCTGGGAGATGGCCGAGGTCGACGCGGAGGAGATGGCGCGGGGAGAGTTGCGCGAAGAGACTGGACTGACGGCGGCGAAGATGACTTATCTTGCTACGTTACAGATTGCGTATGGCGTGATGAATCAGCAGCAGCATGTGTTTCTGGCAGAGGGACTGGCGATGGGTGAGGCCGAGCCGGATGCGGAAGAGCATGATCTGGTGGTGCGTCGGGTGAGCGTGAGTGAGTTTGAGCAGATGCTGCTGGATGGGGTGATTGTCGACAACTGCTCGGTGGCGGCGTGGGGACTTTATAAAGTCTGGCGTGAGCGGCGATAGAAATCGTTAGCGCTAGCCTCGTTTTGCCGATACATTGGAGCCATGATTTGCAAGCGGCTTCTCTTGTGTCTGGTTGTACTTCTCTTTTTTTCGAGTGCTGCGGTGGTTAAAGCTCAGACGACGGCTCCTGCCGAGGGCGTGCTGCAGCGATTGATGCCACAGCTTGCGCCGCAGTTCCAGTTGGCTCTGGTTCCACGAGCGGACCATAAAGACTACTTTCGCATTACAGGGACGACCGGCCATATACGGGTGGAGGCGGCTACGACGCCTACGTTGCTGTTCGGGGTGAACTGGTATCTGAAGTATGTGGCGCACCTTCAGATTTCGACCAATGGGTTTCAGCTTGGTCGGGCCGGGTTGAAGCTGCCTGCTGTCGCTGTGCCGATTGAACGACCTGCGCTTTATCCGTGGCGATATGCGCTGAACGAGAACGTCGATGGATACTCTGCGCCTTATTGGAGCTTGAAGCGGTGGCAGCGCGAGATCGATATTCTGGCGATGAGCGGGACGAATGCAGTGTTGATCGAGCGCGGCACGGACCTCGTGATGTATCAGACGTTTCGGGATGCGGGCTATTCGGATGAGGCGATTCGTCAGTGGATCACGCAGCCTGCACACCAGAACTGGCAGTTGATGGGGAACATGTGCTGCTTTGATGAACCGATCTCGCTGGAGTTGCTGAAAAAGCGAGCGGAGTCGGCTAAGGAGCTGATCGCGAGCCTGCGGCGGCTGGGGATTACACCGGTGCTGCCGGGCTACTACGGAATCGTTCCCGCGGATTTTGCGTCGCTGAATCCGGGAGCGCATGTTGTGACGCAGGGCGACTGGAACGGATTTACTCGTCCGGGCTGGCTCGATCCGAGAGACCCGCACTTTGCGAAGCTGGCGGAGTCTTTCTATCGGCATCAGCGCGAACTTTATGGCGATACGACGATTTATGACATGGAGGTATTTCAGGAGGGTGGGAGAGCCGGCGATGTTCCTGTGACCGAAGGCGCGAAGCGAGTGCAAGAGGCGTTAGAGCTGGCGCATCCGAATGCGCTGTGGCTGATGATGGCGTGGCAGAAGACGCCTTCGCCGGAGCTGATTGCCGGTGTGGATGTGAAGCATGTGCTGGTCGCCGATATCGAGCAGGGTCGCATTCCGCGAGACAATCGCGATGCTCAGTTTGGCGGTGCTTCGTGGTTGTATGGCGGATTGTGGGAGTTTGGCGGCCGCACGACGCTGGGTGCTCCGCTGTATGACTATGCGGTGCGATTTCCGCTGATGGCGAAGCGTCCGGGTAGTCACATTGCGGGGACGGCGTTGTTTACCGAGGGGCTGGATACGAACCCGTATGCGTTCGATCTTTATACGGAGATGGCCTGGCATGATGAGCCGGTGGATCTTGCAGTGTGGACAGATGATTATGCTGAGCGCCGTTATGGCAGTAAGGATGCACATGCGCAGAGGGCCTGGCAGATATTGCTGAAGACGGCGTATGGCTATCGTGCAGATGGCAACAGGCAGCATGGCGAACGCGATGCTTCGCAGGACTCGTTGTTCAATGCGCAGCCTTCGTTGACGACGAAGCGGGCGTCATCGCCGGGGCCGGACGTGCTGCGCTATGAGGCTGCCGATCTGCAACCGGCGCTTACAGAGTTGCTTGAGGTCGCGCCTGCGCTGCGGTCGAGTGAGACGTATCGATATGACCTTGTAGATGTTGCGCGGCAGGTAATGGCGAATGAGGGCAGGAGGTTGCTGCCGCAGATCAAGGCTGCCTATGACTCGAAGGACAACGCGGCATTTGCTCAGCTTACCGCTGAGTGGCTTCACGACATGAGGTTGCAGGACGATCTGCTGCGGACGAATGGCGATTTTCTGCTGGGGCGGTGGCTCTCGTATCTTTCGCCATGGACTACGTCTCCGGCGGAGATGGAGAGGCTGAACTACGATGCCCGGTCGATCCTGACGACGTGGGGAAATCGCAGTGCAAGTGAGGCTGGACATCTGCATGAATATGGCAATAAGGACTGGGCCGGGTTGACGAGCGATTACTATATGCCGCGGTGGAAGTTATACTTCGACTCGCTGACGAAGTCGCTTGCGACGGGAGAGCCAGCGGCGCCGATTGACTGGTATGCCTTTGGCGACCGATGGAATCATAGCCGCACGCACTATACTGCTACATCGGAAGGCGATAGCTATGCTGCAGCGCTGGAGATTGCGCGACAGCTTCATCTGGCGCCAGGAGAATCGAAATGACGAGTGAGACGAAGACTGCACTGGTTGGTAGCGAAGAGGTGACAACGACGCGTATAAAGCCGGGACGATTGATGTCGATCGACCTGCTGCGCGGGCTGACCATCGGGTTCATGATTCTGGTGAACAACAATGGAAGCCGTGCGGCCTATGCAGAGCTACAGCACTCTGCCTGGAACGGATTTACGGCCACCGACCTGGTGTTTCCTACTTTTCTATTTTTGGTTGGCGTCTCGACTGTTTTCTCGACTGCCTCGCGACTGGCGCGGGGAGACAGCAAGCAATCGCTGTTTCTGCATACGCTGCGGCGTGCGGTGATCCTGTTTCTGCTGGGGCTGCTGGTCAATAGCTTTCCGCACTTCCACTGGGTCACGCTGCGGTTCTATGGCGTGCTGCCGCGAATTGCGATCTGCTACTTCGTTGTGGCCACGCTCTATCTAATCAATCCGAAGTGGAAGAACAAGCTGGTGCTTGCGATTGCGCTGTTGATCGGCTACTGGGCGCTGATGCGGTTCGTCCCGGTGCCAGGCTATGGGACTCCTGGGCGCGATGTTCCTTTGCTTGATCCTGACCGCAACATTGTGGCATGGCTGGACCGGCATATCTTTGCGGCTTCGCACCTTTATGAGCGGACGCGTGATCCTGAAGGGTTGTTGAGCACGTTGCCCGCGCTGGCGACGACGTTGATCGGATTGCTTACAGGGATGTGGCTGCGGACGCAGCGGGCGTTGGCGGAGAAGGTGCGCGGAATTGCCATTGCGGGTGCGAGCTGCGTGGTGCTGGGATGGCTGTGGAACTTCTCTTTCCCCATCAACAAAAAGCTGTGGACGAGCTCATTCGTGTTGTTCGCTGTAGGGTGGAGCTTGTTGTTACTGGCGCTCTCGATCTGGATGTTCGATGGAGAGGCAGAAGGAAAGACGAAGGCGGTGAAGCGGTCTCGGTGGTTTACTCCGCTGCTTGTCTTCGGCACAAATGCAATTACAGCGTATGTATTCTCAGAGCTGCTGGCGGGTGGTATTGGGAGCATTCATGTGCGGCCTGGGTTGAACCTTCAGCACTGGCTAGCCAATGGAATTTTGAGTGCGGTGCCTGATCCGGCGTTTGCTTCGCTGCTTTATTCGCTTGGCTTCGTTCTCGTCTGCTGGCTGCCTACCTATTGGCTGTTCCGGCGAAAAATATTTATCAAGATCTGAGCATGATGTCGATCAGATACTGCTAAGGTGCTTTAGAAGAGAGACGGGCGGGCCGAGGCTCCCAGCAGCGTGTTGCTGATGGAGGCGGTGGTGTGATGGCCTTCGTTGCCTCCCCATGAGAAGAGGAGATAGACGACGGGCAGGCCGCCGGCGTGGACGGTGAGGCCTGCGGTGAAGGTGTGCCGGAGATGGTCGAAAGAGATATCGTCGCGGTTCATGCCCACCTTGGCCTCGTCGATGGAGAAGAGAAAGCCTGCGGGTAGTTTGCCGAGGGAGTGCTCGAAGGTCTCGCGCAGCAGGAGAAGGTTGGGTGCGCGGAAGCGATAGTCAGGGTAGCTCGCGAGGATAGGCTGACCATTGAGGTCGGAGCCGCCGATGGTGGGATCGAAGTAGAAGGGGACGACGCTTCCGGCGTTAGCGATAGAGCCGGTCATGAAGAGACGAACAGCTATAGATCCTTCGAGATTTTGCGTGAGCGAGATGTGTGGGCAGGCGGTGGTACTGGAACTGGTGGAACAGCTATCGGGGCCGTTCTGATCGTTGGCTGCGGTAAGGCGGACGTTGCGATAGAGGGGGAACTCGTGGCCGAAGTCCGCGTTCCAGCGACGGAAGGAGTAGTGCGAGTCGGACAGCGCAACGAATTGCTGGA is a window of Edaphobacter dinghuensis DNA encoding:
- a CDS encoding ubiquitin carboxyl-terminal hydrolase 14; amino-acid sequence: MRCTHLNQIQKVKPSSKGCEDCLKIGGRWVHLRMCMICGHVACCDSSPNRHATAHFHATKHPIMRSVEPGEDWGWCYVDEIEVNVV
- a CDS encoding CDGSH iron-sulfur domain-containing protein translates to MSEEVVKITVRPNGPLRVEGHIVLTDADGKEWDLTGKPAVSLCRCGASEKRPFCDGSHNKVGFQCSASPALLT
- a CDS encoding CocE/NonD family hydrolase, encoding MRVRRGFATLLCGLVLVSTSAAWAAQKPADPVAVTLRAAALDQYVGLYHGSEEPDAVDSVYREGDKLYIENERKPRAELRAEGVDRFFAVGTLLHMQFVRDAGGKVTGVTMMYGANASWSLQRSSDVGVRLNHALAYSRTVVMMPMRDGVKLHAVILRPVGSETSGPPLPFLMERTPYGTDDNSSDTVNSSKPELAASGYIFVYCDIRGRYESEGQFVMNRPIVAHGTKNDVDETTDTRDTIDWLLKNVPNNNGRVGVMGVSYPGFLAMMAGIDAHPAVKAISPQAPMTDVWMGDDFFHNGAFRETYGFDYVQELEKQKTAKTVESKEDTYDFFLKHVNFAGAAKEAHMSKLPTAKAFLTQPAYTKFWRDMAVQTHLTKVEVPALEVGGWWDQEDMWGTQAEYAALERHDTKHEVFLVLGPWNHGGWEWTTRHLGALDFGASTGDQYRKTVEAPFFEKYLKDRGGFDLKDTDSFRTGVNKWERYDVWPPKVGFTAEKLYLTEGGGLSFSAPVDGGVAASYVSDPANPIPYRHRPIQATYGNGSKWRTWLVEDQRFVSGRKDLANFSTPVLDHDVTVTGDVAADLFAATTGSDADWVVKLIDVYPDDAAGEMAGYQLMIADEIFRGRYVSSFEKPQALVPGKVTEFKWSLHGVDHTFLKGHRIMVEVQSSWFPLYDRNPQTYVPNIMTAPKKAYKAETETIYGSEKYPSHLEISVAQ
- a CDS encoding NUDIX domain-containing protein; the protein is MIRTISSREVYRNRWTRVREDVIERTNGQRGIYGVVDKDPAAIIIPLEVTAEGEFVYLIEQFRYTVGARHIEFPQGGWEMAEVDAEEMARGELREETGLTAAKMTYLATLQIAYGVMNQQQHVFLAEGLAMGEAEPDAEEHDLVVRRVSVSEFEQMLLDGVIVDNCSVAAWGLYKVWRERR
- a CDS encoding alpha-N-acetylglucosaminidase → MVKAQTTAPAEGVLQRLMPQLAPQFQLALVPRADHKDYFRITGTTGHIRVEAATTPTLLFGVNWYLKYVAHLQISTNGFQLGRAGLKLPAVAVPIERPALYPWRYALNENVDGYSAPYWSLKRWQREIDILAMSGTNAVLIERGTDLVMYQTFRDAGYSDEAIRQWITQPAHQNWQLMGNMCCFDEPISLELLKKRAESAKELIASLRRLGITPVLPGYYGIVPADFASLNPGAHVVTQGDWNGFTRPGWLDPRDPHFAKLAESFYRHQRELYGDTTIYDMEVFQEGGRAGDVPVTEGAKRVQEALELAHPNALWLMMAWQKTPSPELIAGVDVKHVLVADIEQGRIPRDNRDAQFGGASWLYGGLWEFGGRTTLGAPLYDYAVRFPLMAKRPGSHIAGTALFTEGLDTNPYAFDLYTEMAWHDEPVDLAVWTDDYAERRYGSKDAHAQRAWQILLKTAYGYRADGNRQHGERDASQDSLFNAQPSLTTKRASSPGPDVLRYEAADLQPALTELLEVAPALRSSETYRYDLVDVARQVMANEGRRLLPQIKAAYDSKDNAAFAQLTAEWLHDMRLQDDLLRTNGDFLLGRWLSYLSPWTTSPAEMERLNYDARSILTTWGNRSASEAGHLHEYGNKDWAGLTSDYYMPRWKLYFDSLTKSLATGEPAAPIDWYAFGDRWNHSRTHYTATSEGDSYAAALEIARQLHLAPGESK
- a CDS encoding acyltransferase family protein; translated protein: MTSETKTALVGSEEVTTTRIKPGRLMSIDLLRGLTIGFMILVNNNGSRAAYAELQHSAWNGFTATDLVFPTFLFLVGVSTVFSTASRLARGDSKQSLFLHTLRRAVILFLLGLLVNSFPHFHWVTLRFYGVLPRIAICYFVVATLYLINPKWKNKLVLAIALLIGYWALMRFVPVPGYGTPGRDVPLLDPDRNIVAWLDRHIFAASHLYERTRDPEGLLSTLPALATTLIGLLTGMWLRTQRALAEKVRGIAIAGASCVVLGWLWNFSFPINKKLWTSSFVLFAVGWSLLLLALSIWMFDGEAEGKTKAVKRSRWFTPLLVFGTNAITAYVFSELLAGGIGSIHVRPGLNLQHWLANGILSAVPDPAFASLLYSLGFVLVCWLPTYWLFRRKIFIKI